The following proteins are encoded in a genomic region of Thermogemmata fonticola:
- a CDS encoding tetratricopeptide repeat protein, translated as MGRGVASLAVVVVLMLADGSAAWGQFRAGFLPPSGRGVVRGGGVGVIIPGRRVIISGFVGGFGYRYWDWGGWGPAGWYGRGPCGGILGWGSTPWFGPSRWWIGGWWYPPVTTWTPAGWVPGFLPPGWGVGPGWNVGPWGVWPVMWDDPWLGPLGWPLVQAPPDPDLPGAFRAADQMAMRPANPLREGRINPPPVQARDAEVWDGHRLTPPPPEAPREFLVISPQQPGAIAASSVPRRVAQAEPIPPATSQKGGAQPFGDYLVISPQRSGVPRIQEPKVTPSVHRGAEPVSTVPEAAVGAMPFRVDPFAVPLALKVEQPDPDPRKEAQRLVQQGRAAFAAGEYGRAARLFAGAAEKDPDLPFPRYWQAQAEIAAGRYADAFAALRLGLQRHPQAGPHFDPKEPYGSQPRKYADHLAALRRAVADQPQEPALAYLLAWQLWLAGEKAEARRWWERSQTLGGPTDWPALFP; from the coding sequence ATGGGCCGCGGAGTGGCAAGTCTGGCGGTGGTAGTAGTGCTGATGCTGGCGGACGGTTCAGCAGCATGGGGCCAGTTCCGGGCCGGTTTCTTGCCTCCGTCGGGCCGAGGGGTGGTGCGTGGCGGTGGGGTTGGCGTGATCATTCCGGGCCGGCGCGTCATCATCTCCGGTTTTGTCGGAGGGTTTGGGTATCGCTATTGGGATTGGGGGGGCTGGGGACCCGCCGGCTGGTATGGCAGGGGTCCTTGTGGTGGAATCTTGGGATGGGGCAGCACCCCCTGGTTTGGACCTTCGCGGTGGTGGATCGGCGGCTGGTGGTATCCACCGGTGACCACGTGGACGCCGGCTGGGTGGGTCCCTGGCTTTTTACCGCCGGGTTGGGGCGTAGGGCCGGGATGGAACGTTGGTCCTTGGGGCGTCTGGCCGGTGATGTGGGACGATCCCTGGCTGGGGCCGCTGGGCTGGCCGTTGGTTCAAGCGCCGCCGGACCCCGACCTGCCGGGAGCATTTCGAGCGGCAGACCAGATGGCAATGCGTCCGGCAAACCCGCTCCGTGAGGGGAGGATAAATCCTCCTCCAGTCCAGGCACGGGATGCAGAAGTCTGGGATGGCCATCGGCTAACACCTCCGCCTCCGGAAGCGCCGCGGGAGTTCCTCGTGATCAGCCCGCAACAACCAGGAGCAATCGCCGCCTCGTCGGTGCCGCGTCGTGTTGCCCAGGCAGAGCCTATCCCTCCCGCGACTTCCCAGAAGGGGGGAGCACAGCCTTTCGGGGATTATTTGGTGATCAGTCCCCAGAGAAGTGGCGTACCGAGGATTCAGGAGCCGAAGGTTACACCGTCAGTCCATCGCGGCGCAGAACCGGTCAGCACAGTCCCCGAAGCGGCCGTCGGGGCTATGCCTTTTCGGGTGGACCCCTTTGCAGTACCCCTCGCCTTGAAGGTGGAACAGCCCGATCCCGATCCTCGCAAGGAAGCGCAGCGTCTGGTTCAGCAGGGCCGGGCGGCCTTTGCGGCGGGTGAATATGGTCGGGCAGCTCGGTTATTCGCAGGGGCGGCAGAGAAAGACCCGGATTTACCCTTTCCCCGTTACTGGCAAGCTCAAGCGGAGATCGCCGCCGGGCGCTATGCCGATGCCTTTGCCGCTTTACGCCTGGGACTGCAACGCCATCCCCAAGCGGGGCCGCATTTCGATCCCAAGGAACCGTATGGTTCCCAGCCCCGAAAATATGCCGATCATCTAGCGGCACTGCGTCGGGCGGTGGCGGATCAACCCCAGGAGCCGGCCCTCGCCTATCTACTGGCCTGGCAACTCTGGTTGGCCGGAGAAAAAGCCGAGGCCCGCCGCTGGTGGGAGCGATCCCAAACCCTCGGCGGACCCACGGATTGGCCGGCCTTATTCCCGTGA
- a CDS encoding carbohydrate-binding domain-containing protein, with product MRLVVCLALAGGLCSTILAAEDVKIPPLSEFQWKPAFEGGKELGGYDPGEERFYFYTNGSAVAEIHLPEAGEYAITIEASCTEAQKELAKFRITCGETVVVKEHTCTGEERKKYSFTAKLAGGKQKLEIAFLNDAYKENEYDRNFFLHAVQIRKK from the coding sequence ATGCGTCTGGTCGTCTGTCTCGCACTAGCAGGAGGTCTTTGCAGTACGATCCTCGCAGCCGAGGACGTGAAAATCCCCCCTCTCAGCGAATTCCAATGGAAGCCGGCTTTTGAAGGCGGCAAGGAATTGGGCGGTTACGACCCCGGCGAAGAGCGTTTTTACTTTTACACGAATGGGTCAGCCGTGGCAGAAATTCATCTTCCGGAAGCGGGCGAGTACGCCATCACCATCGAAGCCAGTTGCACCGAAGCGCAAAAGGAACTGGCGAAGTTCCGGATCACCTGCGGCGAGACGGTCGTCGTCAAAGAGCACACCTGCACCGGTGAAGAGCGAAAAAAGTACTCCTTCACAGCCAAACTAGCCGGCGGAAAGCAGAAGCTGGAAATCGCCTTCCTCAACGACGCTTACAAGGAAAATGAATACGACCGCAACTTCTTCCTCCATGCTGTCCAGATTCGGAAGAAGTAA
- a CDS encoding ABC-F family ATP-binding cassette domain-containing protein, with product MLLLSCSGLSRGYSATPLFEGVEFELHAGDRLGLVGPNGAGKTTLLRVLAGQDSPDSGRVQHHAGARVGLLEQQAHFPPDWSVYQVAQSGLDELIAAQQQFEQVASELAHCTDEDRRRQLSAQYDRLHEWLRHHNAYQLDHQIEAVLSGLGFGPEDYHRPAATLSGGQQRRLLLARLLLAAPDVLLLDEPSNHLDIHMTRWLEEYLVRQAEGMVIVSHDRYFLNRVATRILELHQRRITSYPGNYDQYVRLRQERYERQLKEYEAQQEFIARQEEYIRRVHYGQLARQAQSRAKVLEKLERLEKPVLPGMPRIRFREVPRCGDVVVRAENLGMRYGQRVLFRNLNLELPRGKRLGILGPNGCGKSTLLRILIGEEAPSEGRVEIGHRVVIGYLDQQLAVLNPEQTVLQAVRPADDPDITEQTLRDLLGSFGLSGEVVEQPVGSLSGGERSRAALARLTLQRANLLVLDEPTNHLDIWACDALEEALRAFDGSVIVVSHDRYFLNRVVDMLIVFDHGTTEVVYGNYDLYESLRQSRLSAAAANKEAGGSAPSASRSSRHAGAEGGGMPRSSSSKPRRKRRFPYRKVADIEADIAAAESRLASLEAELQNPDLYRDADRVRTTLQQIEQLKAALTQLYEHWEEAVELNG from the coding sequence ATGTTGCTATTGTCCTGTAGCGGATTGAGCCGAGGGTATTCGGCCACCCCTTTGTTTGAGGGCGTCGAATTCGAGCTGCACGCTGGGGATCGCCTGGGGCTTGTGGGTCCCAACGGGGCGGGAAAAACCACGTTACTGCGGGTCCTAGCGGGACAGGATAGTCCGGACAGCGGGCGCGTGCAACATCACGCCGGCGCACGTGTCGGCCTGTTGGAGCAACAGGCCCATTTCCCGCCAGATTGGAGCGTGTATCAAGTGGCCCAGAGCGGCCTTGACGAGCTGATAGCCGCCCAACAGCAATTTGAGCAAGTCGCCAGCGAACTGGCCCACTGCACCGATGAGGATCGCCGCCGGCAGCTCAGTGCTCAGTACGATCGCCTGCACGAGTGGCTGCGCCACCACAATGCGTATCAACTCGATCATCAGATCGAAGCGGTGCTGAGCGGCTTGGGGTTTGGGCCAGAGGATTATCACCGACCCGCAGCTACCCTCTCCGGCGGGCAACAGCGGCGCTTGCTGCTCGCCCGATTACTCCTGGCTGCCCCAGATGTCTTGCTGTTGGACGAACCGAGCAACCATCTGGATATTCACATGACCCGCTGGCTGGAGGAATACCTGGTCCGCCAAGCGGAAGGGATGGTGATCGTCAGTCATGACCGCTATTTCCTCAACCGAGTGGCGACCCGCATTTTGGAATTGCATCAGCGGCGGATCACGAGTTATCCCGGCAATTACGACCAGTACGTCCGGCTTCGCCAAGAACGCTACGAGCGGCAACTCAAGGAATACGAGGCCCAACAGGAGTTTATCGCCCGGCAGGAAGAGTACATCCGGCGGGTGCACTACGGCCAGCTTGCGCGGCAGGCGCAATCGCGAGCCAAGGTCCTGGAGAAACTGGAGCGATTGGAAAAGCCAGTGCTGCCGGGTATGCCTCGCATCCGTTTCCGCGAGGTGCCTCGCTGCGGCGATGTGGTCGTCCGGGCGGAAAACCTGGGCATGCGCTACGGACAGCGCGTGCTCTTCCGCAATCTGAACCTGGAGTTGCCGCGGGGCAAGCGCCTCGGCATCCTCGGACCCAACGGATGTGGCAAATCCACCCTCCTGCGCATCCTGATCGGAGAGGAGGCGCCTAGTGAAGGACGGGTCGAGATAGGACATCGTGTTGTCATTGGCTATCTGGATCAGCAACTGGCTGTCTTGAATCCGGAACAGACCGTATTGCAGGCGGTACGCCCTGCCGATGATCCGGACATCACGGAACAGACCCTCCGCGATCTGCTCGGGAGTTTCGGTTTGTCGGGGGAGGTGGTGGAGCAGCCGGTGGGCAGTCTCTCCGGCGGGGAGCGCAGCCGGGCTGCCCTCGCCCGTTTGACCTTACAGCGGGCCAATCTGCTCGTTCTTGACGAACCGACCAATCATCTGGACATCTGGGCTTGTGACGCTCTGGAAGAAGCCTTGCGAGCCTTCGATGGCTCCGTCATCGTGGTCAGTCATGACCGCTATTTCCTCAACCGGGTCGTTGATATGCTCATTGTTTTCGACCACGGCACCACGGAGGTGGTTTACGGGAATTATGACTTGTACGAATCCTTACGGCAAAGCCGCCTGTCGGCCGCTGCGGCCAATAAAGAAGCGGGGGGTTCGGCTCCATCCGCTTCCCGTTCCTCCCGACACGCGGGGGCAGAGGGAGGAGGTATGCCGCGATCCTCTAGCAGTAAGCCGCGGCGCAAACGCCGCTTCCCCTACCGCAAAGTTGCTGACATCGAAGCCGACATAGCCGCGGCGGAAAGCCGCTTGGCTAGCCTGGAAGCTGAATTGCAGAATCCCGACCTTTACCGCGATGCCGATCGTGTCCGCACCACTTTACAGCAGATCGAACAGCTCAAAGCCGCCTTGACCCAACTTTATGAGCACTGGGAAGAGGCCGTGGAACTCAACGGCTGA